In one window of archaeon BMS3Bbin15 DNA:
- the lysA gene encoding diaminopimelate decarboxylase: MMFEFKPHITVNPQGNLALGGVDLVKLADRYSTPLYVYDEQRIRQRYREFKKAFEKYYGDVEVFYACKANTNLAILHILRQEKAGVDILSEGELYLALLAGIRPEKIIFTGNNKTDRELEKALKAGVTINLDSLHELDRLIRITEREKLRARVSFRVNPEVSPETHPYLSTGLKESKFGIHENVILDGYKKAKEAEFLDIVGIHMHIGSQITKTSPYEVATARLFDIIGRIKNNLGIELEFADLGGGVGIEYKEAQEIITPEDLAKAVVPVINEKIKEYSLKKPELIFEPGRFIVGDAGIMLTRVSTVKSTPYKKFIGCDSGFHVLLRPVIYSAYHEVIVANKPDEKPQEIVDIAGNVCESGDILARDRKLPVIEEGDVLAFLDSGAYGFIMASQYNSRPRPAEVLVSQEGAELIRQVEDFSSLIEKQLIPERLMKE; this comes from the coding sequence ATGATGTTTGAATTTAAACCGCATATTACTGTAAATCCACAGGGAAATTTAGCTTTAGGCGGTGTTGATCTGGTGAAGCTTGCAGACAGATATTCAACACCTCTGTATGTTTACGACGAACAGAGAATAAGGCAGAGGTACAGAGAATTTAAAAAAGCCTTTGAGAAATACTATGGCGATGTCGAGGTTTTCTATGCCTGTAAGGCAAATACCAATCTTGCTATTCTCCATATCCTGAGGCAGGAGAAGGCTGGTGTGGATATTCTCAGTGAGGGTGAGTTATACCTCGCCCTCCTTGCTGGCATAAGGCCGGAGAAGATTATATTCACAGGAAACAATAAAACAGACAGAGAGCTTGAAAAAGCGCTTAAAGCAGGAGTTACAATAAATCTTGACTCTCTCCATGAGCTCGACAGACTCATAAGAATCACAGAGAGGGAAAAACTCAGGGCAAGAGTATCCTTCAGAGTTAATCCCGAGGTTTCTCCCGAGACTCATCCTTACCTCTCCACCGGTTTGAAGGAAAGCAAGTTCGGAATCCACGAGAACGTTATTCTGGACGGTTATAAAAAAGCTAAGGAGGCAGAATTTTTAGACATTGTCGGAATTCACATGCACATAGGTTCGCAGATAACCAAAACTTCACCTTATGAGGTGGCAACAGCAAGACTCTTTGATATTATCGGCAGAATAAAAAATAATCTTGGAATAGAGCTGGAGTTTGCTGACCTTGGAGGAGGTGTCGGGATTGAGTACAAAGAGGCTCAGGAGATAATAACCCCGGAGGACCTTGCTAAAGCTGTCGTACCTGTAATTAATGAAAAGATTAAGGAGTACTCTCTGAAAAAACCAGAGCTCATTTTTGAGCCAGGCAGATTTATTGTTGGTGATGCCGGAATAATGCTGACAAGGGTGAGCACTGTAAAGAGTACACCTTATAAAAAGTTCATAGGCTGCGATTCTGGTTTTCATGTTCTTTTAAGGCCTGTCATATACTCTGCCTACCATGAGGTAATTGTTGCCAATAAGCCAGATGAAAAGCCGCAGGAAATTGTTGATATTGCCGGAAATGTATGTGAGAGCGGCGATATTCTTGCAAGGGATAGAAAACTCCCTGTAATTGAAGAGGGAGATGTTCTTGCCTTCCTTGATTCTGGTGCGTATGGCTTTATCATGGCAAGCCAGTATAACTCAAGACCGAGACCTGCCGAAGTTCTTGTGAGTCAGGAAGGAGCAGAGCTTATTCGTCAGGTAGAAGACTTCTCTTCTTTAATTGAAAAGCAGCTAATACCTGAAAGACTTATGAAGGAGTAG